The Bacteroidota bacterium genome window below encodes:
- a CDS encoding ATP-binding protein: MPYIHRIAEPIIKQYLSSFPVVGITGPRQSGKSTMLQHLLSKKYRYVTFDDYRVAEEYHKDPAAFMDKFNDAVVFDEVQIVPDIFSHIKLAVDRDRQRYGKFVLTGSSQFAFMKYVSESLAGRIGLLTLLPFQYSELPARRRTSSIVFGSYPELVMRNYRESKGWYSSYLETYLSRDVRSLSNIGDIREFRQCIGLLAARVGQIVNYSDLSRDIGVSVPTIKQWISILEASYVIFLVRPYFKNFGKRIIKSPKVYFYDTGLISYLLGIDDAEAMQRNHHYGNLFENYIISEIAKKELHTKSHSELYYFRTNHGVEVDLIIDRRNTLEYVEVKSTKTFRPEMANSIRQLLRKGEKGFVLYQGKDIPFGKDIFVLKYSKYLSR, translated from the coding sequence ATGCCGTATATTCATCGTATTGCCGAACCGATCATTAAACAATACCTTTCCTCGTTTCCCGTGGTAGGCATTACCGGACCCCGTCAATCCGGTAAATCGACAATGCTGCAACATCTTCTTTCGAAGAAATACCGTTATGTGACGTTTGACGACTATCGCGTTGCGGAAGAATATCACAAAGACCCAGCAGCGTTTATGGACAAATTTAATGATGCTGTTGTGTTTGATGAAGTGCAGATCGTACCTGATATTTTCAGTCATATAAAATTGGCGGTTGATCGAGATCGTCAACGATATGGAAAGTTTGTTCTGACCGGATCAAGCCAGTTTGCATTTATGAAGTATGTTTCGGAAAGTTTAGCCGGACGGATCGGTTTATTAACATTGTTACCCTTCCAATATAGTGAGTTGCCAGCACGTCGAAGAACATCATCGATTGTCTTCGGCAGTTACCCCGAGTTGGTGATGAGGAATTACAGGGAAAGCAAAGGATGGTATTCATCGTATCTGGAAACATATCTTTCCAGAGATGTGCGCTCACTCAGTAATATTGGCGATATCCGTGAATTCAGACAATGCATTGGTTTGCTTGCAGCTCGTGTCGGACAGATTGTTAACTATTCGGATCTTTCGCGAGACATTGGTGTCAGTGTTCCGACAATCAAACAATGGATTTCCATACTTGAAGCTTCATATGTTATTTTCCTTGTAAGGCCATACTTTAAAAATTTTGGCAAAAGAATTATCAAAAGCCCTAAAGTTTATTTTTATGACACGGGGTTGATTTCCTACCTTCTTGGAATTGATGATGCGGAAGCAATGCAACGGAATCATCACTATGGAAACCTCTTCGAAAATTACATCATTTCCGAAATAGCAAAAAAGGAACTTCATACCAAATCACATTCTGAGCTGTATTATTTTCGCACGAATCATGGTGTTGAAGTTGATCTGATTATTGACAGAAGAAATACTTTGGAATATGTTGAAGTCAAAAGCACGAAGACATTTCGTCCAGAGATGGCGAACTCTATACGCCAACTGCTGCGAAAAGGGGAGAAAGGATTTGTGTTGTATCAAGGGAAAGACATTCCTTTCGGAAAAGATATTTTCGTTCTGAAATATTCGAAATATCTTTCACGGTAG